The following proteins are encoded in a genomic region of Nomascus leucogenys isolate Asia chromosome 17, Asia_NLE_v1, whole genome shotgun sequence:
- the LOC100593615 gene encoding LOW QUALITY PROTEIN: Bardet-Biedl syndrome 4 protein-like (The sequence of the model RefSeq protein was modified relative to this genomic sequence to represent the inferred CDS: substituted 1 base at 1 genomic stop codon) → MAEEKVTTRTVFPVSTESEKPRQKKAPQFPILEKQNWLIHLHYIQKDYEACKAVIKEQLQETQGLCEYAIYVQALIFRLEGNIQESLELFQTCAVLSPQSADNLKQVARSLFLLGKHKAAIEVYNEAAKLNQKDWAILAAGSMMQTYGDFDVALTKYRVVACAVPESPPLWNNIGMCFFGKKKYVAAISCLKXANYLAPFDWKILYNLGLVHLTMQQYASAFHFLTAAINFQPKMGELYMLLAVALTNLEDIENAKRAYAKAVHLDKCNPLVNLNYAVLLYNQGEKKNTLAQYQEMEKKVNLLKDNSSLEFDSEMVEMAQNLGAALQVGEALVWTKPVKDPKSKHQTTSTSKPASFQQPLGSNQALGQAMSSAAAYRMLPSSAGGTSQFTKPPSLPLEPEPVVESIPTETSEQIREK, encoded by the exons ATGGCTGAGGAGAAAGTCACTACGAGAACTGTATTTCCTGTATCTACTGAGTCTGAAAAACCCCGGCAGAAGAAAG CTCCACAGTTTCCTATTTTGGAGAAGCAGAACTGGTTGATTCATCTTCATTATATCCAGAAAGATTATGAAGCCTGCAAGGCTGTTATCAAAGAACAGCTTCAGGAGACTCAAGGATTGTGTGAATATGCTATCTATGTCCAAGCGTTGATATTTCGCCTGGAAGGAAATATCCAAGAATCCCTAGAACTCTTCCAGACATGTGCAGTTCTTAGCCCTCAGAGTGCAGATAACCTCAAGCAGGTGGccagatctttatttcttttgggaaaaCATAAAGCTGCCATTGAAGTATATAATGAAGCAGCTAAACTCAACCAGAAAGATTGGGCCATCTTGGCAGCAGGCAGCATGATGCAGACCTACGGGGACTTTGATGTTGCCCTCACCAAATACAGAGTTGTGGCTTGTGCTGTTCCAGAAAGTCCTCCACTCTGGAATAACATTGGAATGTGTTTCTTTGGCAAGAAGAAATATGTGGCGGCCATCAGCTGCCTGAAATGAGCCAACTACTTGGCACCCTTCGATTGGAAGATTCTGTATAATTTGGGCCTTGTCCATTTGACCATGCAGCAGTATGCAtcagcttttcattttctcactgcAGCCATCAACTTCCAGCCAAAGATGGGGGAGCTCTACATGCTCTTGGCAGTGGCTCTGACCAATCTGGAAGATATAGAGAATGCCAAGAGAGCCTACGCAAAAGCAGTCCACCTGGATAAGTGTAACCCTTTAGTAAACCTGAACTATGCTGTGCTGCTGTACAACCAGGGTGAGAAGAAGAACACCCTGGCCCAAtatcaggagatggagaagaaaGTCAACCTACTCAAGGACAATAGCTCTCTGGAATTTGACTCTGAGATGGTGGAGATGGCTCAGAATTTGGGAGCTGCTCTCCAGGTTGGGGAGGCACTGGTCTGGACTAAACCAGTTAAAGATCCCAAATCAAAGCACCAGACCACTTCAACCAGCAAACCTGCCAGTTTCCAGCAGCCTCTGGGCTCTAATCAAGCTCTAGGACAGGCAATGTCTTCAGCAGCTGCATATAGGATGCTCCCCTCAAGTGCTGGAGGAACATCCCAGTTCACAAAGCCCCCATCTCTTCCTCTGGAGCCAGAGCCTGTGGTGGAATCAATTCCAACTGAAACATCAGAacaaataagagagaaataa